The Pseudomonas orientalis genome contains a region encoding:
- a CDS encoding tetratricopeptide repeat protein encodes MKRTGRTLVLGCLLLLQPLLAHAQAGGNSLLIPAMGRCTLNTQPDTQAEALSACQKQADEGDAQAQYELGEYFHDSKNPAVDLNKALSYFEKASLQGHAQAQFQLGNMFFRGEGVPANNVQAYIVLKMAAVNGAEDALDTADEVAEHMQRDELEVATQVLGQIFRNYLQELQSADGRSPFSPLP; translated from the coding sequence ATGAAACGCACCGGCCGCACCCTGGTTCTGGGCTGCCTGTTGCTCCTTCAGCCGCTGCTGGCGCATGCACAAGCAGGCGGCAACTCGTTGTTAATTCCAGCGATGGGTCGTTGCACCCTTAATACCCAGCCCGACACCCAGGCCGAAGCCCTGAGCGCGTGCCAGAAACAGGCTGACGAAGGGGATGCGCAAGCGCAATACGAGTTGGGCGAATACTTCCACGACAGTAAGAACCCGGCCGTCGATCTCAACAAAGCGTTGAGCTACTTCGAAAAAGCTTCGCTGCAAGGCCATGCACAGGCGCAATTCCAGCTCGGCAACATGTTCTTCCGTGGCGAAGGTGTGCCGGCCAATAACGTCCAGGCCTACATCGTGCTGAAAATGGCGGCGGTCAACGGCGCCGAAGACGCCTTGGACACCGCCGACGAAGTCGCCGAGCACATGCAGCGCGATGAACTGGAAGTGGCCACCCAGGTGCTGGGGCAGATCTTCCGCAATTACCTGCAGGAACTGCAGAGTGCCGATGGGCGCTCACCCTTCTCCCCCCTGCCCTGA
- a CDS encoding succinylglutamate desuccinylase/aspartoacylase family protein, with translation MHTQNHRLLAALPGTTRQVHSFHYGPADAPGKVYIQASLHADELPGMLVCWHLKQRLAHLDAAGALRWEVVLVPVANPLGLEQVLMDVPQGRFDNDSRENFNRFFIDVSQQVADQVQDVLTADPAHNLQLIRSTLRQTLADEVPATQLQSMRLILQALACDADVVLDLHCDFEAVQHLYLAPHAWPQVEPLARYLGVRACFMSEDAGGHSFDDCYTLFWAQMQARFPGRLAPPGFAATVELRGVADVEDGLARQDCQALINYLTLRGAIDGQAPPPPALLNPPTPLAGVEPVVSPVGGLIVFAAQVGDYLKAGQTLAHIIDPVTDRVTPVACAREGLLYVRSVRRMASAGMTIAHVAGPAAYRQGYLLSP, from the coding sequence ATGCACACTCAAAATCACAGGTTGTTGGCCGCTCTACCCGGCACGACACGGCAGGTCCATAGTTTTCATTACGGCCCGGCCGATGCGCCGGGCAAGGTGTATATCCAGGCGTCCCTGCATGCCGATGAACTGCCGGGGATGCTGGTGTGCTGGCATCTGAAACAGCGACTGGCGCATCTGGACGCGGCCGGGGCGCTGCGCTGGGAGGTGGTGCTGGTGCCGGTGGCCAATCCGCTGGGGCTGGAACAGGTGTTGATGGACGTGCCGCAGGGGCGCTTCGATAACGACAGCCGAGAGAACTTCAATCGCTTCTTTATCGATGTCAGCCAGCAGGTCGCGGATCAGGTGCAGGACGTGCTGACCGCAGACCCTGCGCATAATCTGCAACTGATCCGTTCGACCCTGCGGCAAACCCTTGCCGACGAGGTGCCGGCGACGCAACTGCAGTCAATGCGCTTGATCCTGCAAGCATTAGCCTGTGACGCCGATGTAGTGCTGGACCTGCACTGTGATTTCGAGGCCGTACAGCATCTGTACCTGGCGCCGCACGCCTGGCCGCAGGTGGAGCCGCTGGCGCGGTACCTCGGCGTCCGAGCCTGCTTTATGAGCGAAGACGCGGGCGGGCACTCGTTCGACGATTGCTACACCCTGTTCTGGGCGCAGATGCAGGCGCGGTTCCCGGGACGATTGGCGCCGCCGGGATTTGCCGCGACCGTGGAGCTGCGCGGTGTGGCCGATGTGGAGGATGGGCTGGCTCGCCAGGACTGTCAGGCACTGATCAACTACCTGACGCTGCGCGGCGCGATTGATGGCCAGGCGCCGCCACCGCCGGCGTTGCTGAACCCGCCCACACCCTTGGCCGGGGTTGAGCCGGTGGTGAGTCCGGTGGGAGGCTTGATTGTATTTGCCGCTCAGGTCGGCGACTACCTGAAAGCAGGACAGACGCTGGCGCACATCATCGATCCAGTCACTGATCGCGTAACCCCGGTGGCGTGTGCACGTGAAGGGCTGTTATATGTGCGCTCAGTGCGCCGAATGGCGAGCGCCGGCATGACCATCGCCCATGTGGCGGGGCCTGCGGCGTATCGGCAGGGCTATCTGTTATCGCCGTGA
- the hisM gene encoding histidine ABC transporter permease HisM produces the protein MMELIQEYWRPLIYSDGYQITGLAMTLWLTSASLGLGLLLALPLSIARTSAHRWLRWPVQGYTYLFRGTPLYIQLLIFYTGIYSLAAVREQPLLDAFFREALNCTLLAFALNTAAYTTEILAGAIRAMPRGEIEAARSLGFDGWKLYVHLIMPSALRRSLPYYSNEVIFMLHSTTLAFTATVPDILKVARDANAATFLTFQSFGLAAVLYLSITFALVGLFRLAERRWLGFLEAGR, from the coding sequence ATGATGGAACTCATCCAGGAGTACTGGCGACCGTTGATTTATTCCGACGGTTACCAGATCACCGGCCTGGCCATGACCCTGTGGCTGACCAGCGCGTCGTTAGGCCTGGGCCTGCTGCTGGCGTTGCCGTTGTCCATCGCCAGGACATCCGCCCACCGCTGGCTGCGCTGGCCGGTGCAGGGCTATACCTACCTGTTTCGTGGCACGCCGCTGTATATCCAGTTGCTGATTTTCTACACCGGTATCTACAGCCTGGCCGCCGTGCGCGAACAGCCGTTGCTCGATGCGTTTTTCCGTGAAGCACTCAACTGCACCCTGCTCGCATTCGCGCTGAATACCGCCGCCTACACCACAGAGATCCTGGCGGGCGCCATTCGCGCAATGCCTCGCGGGGAAATCGAGGCCGCGCGGTCCCTGGGTTTTGACGGTTGGAAACTGTACGTGCACCTGATCATGCCTTCGGCCCTGCGCAGATCATTGCCGTACTACAGCAATGAAGTGATTTTCATGCTGCATTCCACCACCCTGGCGTTCACGGCCACGGTGCCGGACATCCTCAAAGTCGCGCGGGATGCCAATGCCGCCACCTTTCTTACCTTCCAATCCTTCGGCCTGGCCGCCGTCCTTTACCTGAGCATTACGTTTGCCCTGGTCGGCCTGTTTCGCCTGGCTGAACGGCGTTGGCTGGGTTTTCTCGAGGCGGGCCGATAG
- a CDS encoding ABC transporter permease: MLPTFSQFVATLGVFAPMLLHGVWITLQLALLSLLLGLVLGLLGAGAKLSGVRTWRLCAQLYTTLIRGVPDLLLMLLIFYGLQTGLSRLTAGLGWAYIDIDPFSAGVLTLGFIYGAYFTETFRGALLAVPRGQFQAAKALGLTFRQSFVHVIFPQMMRFALPGLGNNWMVLLKATALVSIIGLADLVKVAQVAGKSSQQLLAFLLLAALVYLLLSSASNLVLGWLERRYAGGVQEPSR, encoded by the coding sequence ATGCTACCGACCTTCTCCCAATTCGTCGCGACCCTGGGCGTCTTTGCGCCGATGTTACTGCATGGCGTCTGGATCACCCTGCAACTGGCGCTGTTGTCGTTGCTGCTGGGGCTTGTCCTCGGCCTGCTCGGTGCCGGCGCCAAGCTGTCCGGGGTACGCACGTGGCGTTTGTGCGCGCAGCTCTACACCACGTTGATACGCGGTGTGCCGGACCTGTTGCTGATGCTGTTGATTTTCTACGGGCTGCAAACCGGCTTGAGCCGTCTGACCGCCGGGTTGGGCTGGGCGTACATCGACATTGACCCTTTCAGCGCGGGCGTGCTGACACTGGGGTTTATCTACGGCGCCTATTTCACCGAAACCTTTCGCGGCGCCTTGCTGGCTGTACCGCGCGGCCAGTTCCAGGCGGCCAAGGCCCTTGGTTTGACCTTCCGCCAGAGCTTCGTGCATGTGATCTTCCCGCAAATGATGCGGTTCGCCTTGCCGGGATTGGGCAATAACTGGATGGTCCTGCTCAAGGCCACCGCGCTGGTGTCGATCATCGGCTTGGCGGACCTGGTAAAGGTCGCCCAGGTGGCGGGCAAAAGCAGCCAGCAACTGCTGGCCTTCCTGCTGCTGGCGGCGCTGGTGTACCTGCTGCTCAGCAGTGCTTCAAACCTGGTACTGGGTTGGCTGGAGCGTCGTTACGCCGGCGGCGTGCAGGAGCCGTCGCGATGA
- a CDS encoding transporter substrate-binding domain-containing protein, translating to MKKILLLLITTFLFNTSLLAKDYEVIRFAADPNYAPFAYKDSTGTLTGFEIDIGHAICAQLKVRCQWVESDFDAMIPSLSAGKIDAILASMTITAARQKVIDFSSEVFSSPTAMVFRPGTELSTGTAVGYLQGSTQEVYALKVLAGQGIKVVAYADQEQVYADLQTGRLQASLQDAQQAQSGFLRSPQGAGFVLGPIIESELMPSKSGIGIAKGNQGLKALLDKALAALHADGTYARLQEQYFPGVNMFSGQ from the coding sequence ATGAAAAAAATACTCCTGCTGTTAATCACCACGTTTTTATTCAATACATCGCTTCTGGCCAAAGACTATGAAGTGATCCGTTTCGCTGCCGATCCCAACTACGCGCCCTTTGCTTATAAAGACAGTACGGGAACGTTGACCGGTTTTGAAATTGATATCGGTCATGCTATCTGCGCGCAGTTGAAGGTGCGCTGCCAATGGGTTGAAAGCGACTTCGACGCAATGATCCCCAGCCTGAGCGCTGGCAAGATCGACGCAATCCTGGCTTCAATGACCATCACTGCCGCGCGGCAAAAGGTTATCGATTTTTCCTCGGAAGTCTTTTCCAGCCCTACCGCCATGGTATTCCGTCCTGGTACCGAGCTTTCCACAGGCACGGCCGTCGGCTATCTGCAGGGCAGCACCCAGGAGGTGTATGCCCTTAAGGTGCTCGCCGGCCAAGGCATCAAGGTGGTGGCTTACGCCGATCAGGAGCAGGTGTATGCCGACCTGCAGACAGGCCGTTTGCAGGCTTCGCTGCAAGATGCGCAGCAAGCGCAAAGCGGGTTCCTGCGTTCGCCCCAGGGCGCCGGGTTCGTGCTGGGGCCGATCATCGAGAGCGAGCTGATGCCGTCCAAGAGCGGCATTGGCATCGCCAAGGGCAACCAGGGGCTCAAGGCGCTGCTGGATAAGGCGCTGGCGGCCCTCCACGCCGATGGCACCTACGCCCGCCTGCAGGAGCAGTATTTTCCCGGCGTGAACATGTTCAGCGGCCAATAA
- a CDS encoding FAD-dependent oxidoreductase, giving the protein MRDPRYDILFEPVQIGPVRTRNRFYQVPHCNGMGHVHPSAMARMRGIKAEGGWGVVCTEECEISPLSEFSPYIEARLWDERDIPALAKMCEAVHQHGSLAGVELAFNGYSAPNRYSREIPWAPSNTPVRSYDPVQARAMSRADIQQLRALHRAAALRAREAGFDIIYVYAGHDLSVPFHFLTPRNNRRTDEYGGVLENRVRLLRELIEDTRDAVGDRCAVAVRLAVDEQMAGGLSREGEGAEVFSMLADLPDLWDINVADWSNDSVTARFAGEGYQEAFLVGLKALTRKPVVGVGRFTSPDTMVSLVRRGVLDLIGAARPSIADPFLPKKIETGRAEEIRECIGCNVCVSGDHTSTPLRCTQNPTMGEEWRRGWHPESVERAHRPGRALVVGAGPAGLECARILGTRGMDVALVDSLRNLGGRVALEARLPGLASWARVVDYRLDALSRLPSVEIYRESQLQAEDVLDFAAEHVFIATGSHWRRDGLGRALRQALPGLECLPVLTPDEVIAGVLPASPVLLFDDDHYYMGSVLAEHLVARGVQVIFVTPAADVAAWTHNTLEQHRIQRRLLELNVTIIPSHTLVRAMPEGVMAGCVYTGRTRFIGAASLLLVTSRAPEQALYQALNNAPERLQAAGIGTLALVGDCVAPGTIAAAVYSGHRSAREFDAPAGSLVVKREIPFIEVQ; this is encoded by the coding sequence GTGCGCGATCCTCGCTATGACATTCTGTTTGAGCCGGTACAAATAGGCCCGGTTCGCACCCGTAATCGCTTTTATCAAGTTCCCCACTGCAATGGCATGGGCCATGTGCACCCGTCGGCCATGGCTCGCATGCGCGGGATTAAGGCCGAGGGCGGCTGGGGGGTGGTGTGCACCGAAGAGTGTGAAATCAGCCCGCTGAGCGAGTTCTCGCCTTATATAGAGGCGCGCTTATGGGATGAACGCGATATCCCGGCGCTGGCGAAAATGTGTGAGGCGGTGCACCAGCACGGTTCGTTGGCCGGCGTCGAGCTGGCGTTCAATGGTTACTCCGCGCCTAACCGCTACAGCCGCGAAATTCCCTGGGCGCCGTCCAATACGCCAGTGCGCAGTTATGACCCGGTGCAGGCCCGGGCCATGAGCCGTGCCGATATCCAGCAGTTGCGCGCCTTGCATCGGGCGGCGGCCCTGCGCGCACGGGAGGCCGGCTTTGACATCATTTATGTGTATGCCGGGCACGACCTGAGCGTCCCGTTCCATTTCCTCACGCCGCGTAACAACCGGCGCACGGATGAGTACGGCGGAGTGCTGGAAAATCGCGTGCGACTGCTGCGCGAACTGATTGAGGACACCCGCGATGCAGTGGGCGACCGCTGTGCCGTGGCGGTCCGCCTGGCGGTGGACGAGCAGATGGCCGGCGGCCTCAGTCGCGAAGGCGAAGGCGCCGAGGTGTTCTCGATGCTGGCGGACCTGCCGGACCTGTGGGACATCAATGTCGCCGACTGGTCCAACGACAGCGTGACCGCTCGCTTTGCCGGCGAAGGCTACCAGGAGGCTTTTCTGGTGGGGCTCAAGGCGCTGACCCGCAAGCCGGTGGTCGGCGTCGGGCGCTTCACTTCGCCGGATACCATGGTGTCCCTGGTACGCCGTGGCGTGCTCGATCTGATTGGAGCGGCCCGGCCTTCGATTGCCGATCCGTTCCTGCCGAAGAAGATTGAAACAGGGCGCGCCGAGGAAATTCGCGAATGTATCGGCTGCAACGTGTGCGTCAGCGGCGACCACACCAGTACGCCGTTGCGCTGCACGCAGAACCCGACCATGGGCGAGGAGTGGCGGCGTGGCTGGCATCCCGAGTCGGTCGAGCGTGCGCACCGGCCCGGCAGGGCGCTGGTGGTCGGCGCCGGGCCCGCAGGGCTTGAGTGCGCGCGGATACTCGGCACGCGCGGGATGGACGTGGCGCTGGTCGACAGCCTGCGCAATCTGGGCGGACGGGTAGCGCTGGAAGCCCGGCTGCCTGGGTTGGCGAGTTGGGCGCGGGTCGTCGATTATCGACTGGACGCCTTGAGCCGCCTGCCCTCGGTGGAGATTTATCGGGAAAGTCAGCTGCAGGCCGAGGATGTGCTGGATTTCGCCGCCGAGCATGTCTTTATCGCCACCGGTTCACATTGGCGGCGGGACGGCCTGGGGCGCGCCCTGCGCCAGGCATTGCCGGGCCTGGAGTGTCTGCCAGTGCTGACGCCGGATGAGGTGATAGCGGGTGTGCTGCCGGCTTCGCCGGTGCTGCTGTTCGATGATGACCACTACTACATGGGCAGCGTGCTGGCCGAGCACCTGGTGGCGCGAGGCGTGCAGGTCATCTTCGTCACTCCGGCGGCGGATGTGGCGGCCTGGACGCACAACACCCTCGAGCAGCATCGTATTCAGCGTCGTCTGTTGGAGTTGAATGTCACGATCATCCCATCCCACACGCTGGTCCGGGCGATGCCGGAGGGGGTGATGGCGGGGTGTGTCTACACCGGGCGCACACGGTTCATCGGCGCCGCATCCCTGCTGCTGGTGACCTCCCGAGCGCCTGAACAGGCGTTGTATCAGGCATTGAATAACGCCCCCGAACGGTTGCAGGCGGCGGGTATCGGCACGCTGGCGCTGGTCGGTGATTGCGTGGCGCCCGGCACGATTGCCGCAGCGGTGTATTCAGGGCATCGAAGCGCCCGCGAGTTCGACGCGCCGGCTGGGTCGTTAGTGGTTAAGCGAGAAATACCATTTATTGAGGTGCAGTAA
- a CDS encoding DUF1820 family protein codes for MTKREAPIYKVIFLNQGQVFEMYAKQIYQSDLWGFLEVEEFVFGERTQLVVDPGEEKLKAQFEGVVRSFVPMHSIVRIDEVERLGTPKISEARGTSNVMPFPMPMPEK; via the coding sequence ATGACCAAACGTGAAGCTCCAATCTACAAGGTGATTTTCCTCAACCAGGGCCAGGTGTTCGAAATGTACGCCAAGCAGATCTATCAAAGTGATCTGTGGGGCTTCCTGGAGGTGGAAGAGTTCGTCTTTGGCGAGCGTACCCAATTGGTCGTCGACCCGGGCGAAGAAAAGCTCAAGGCCCAGTTCGAAGGCGTGGTGCGCAGCTTTGTGCCGATGCATTCGATCGTGCGCATTGATGAAGTCGAGCGCCTGGGCACGCCGAAGATCAGCGAGGCGCGGGGCACCAGCAATGTGATGCCGTTTCCGATGCCGATGCCGGAGAAGTGA
- the miaB gene encoding tRNA (N6-isopentenyl adenosine(37)-C2)-methylthiotransferase MiaB yields MAKKLYIETHGCQMNEYDSSRMVDLLGEHQALEVTARAEDADVILLNTCSIRERAQDRVYSQLGRWRELKLANPDMVIAVGGCVASQEGAAIRDRAPYVDVVFGPQTLHRLPEMIDAARITKLPQVDVSFPEIEKFDHLPEPRIDGPSAYVSVMEGCSKYCTFCVVPYTRGEEVSRPFDDVLSEIIHLAENGVREVTLLGQNVNGYRGQTDDGRLADLAELIRVVAAVDGIERIRYTTSHPLEFSDSLIQAHAEVPELVKHLHLPVQSGSDRILSAMKRNHTALEYKSKLRKLRAAVPGICISSDFIVGFPGETEKDFEQTMKLIEDVGFDFSYSFVYSQRPGTPAADLPDETPEALKKERLNALQHRLNEQGFEISRQMVGSIQRILVTDYSKKDPGELQGRTENNRIVNFRCDNPTLIGQFADVHIDAAQPHSLRGSLIN; encoded by the coding sequence ATGGCCAAGAAGCTTTACATCGAAACCCACGGTTGCCAGATGAACGAGTACGACAGCTCGCGCATGGTCGATCTGCTGGGCGAACACCAGGCCCTGGAAGTCACCGCCCGCGCCGAAGATGCCGACGTGATCCTGCTCAATACCTGCTCGATCCGCGAGCGGGCCCAGGACCGTGTGTACTCGCAGCTGGGCCGCTGGCGCGAATTGAAGCTGGCCAACCCGGACATGGTGATCGCCGTCGGCGGTTGCGTGGCCAGCCAGGAAGGCGCCGCGATCCGCGACCGCGCGCCCTATGTCGACGTGGTCTTCGGCCCGCAGACCCTGCACCGCCTGCCGGAAATGATCGACGCCGCGCGCATCACCAAGTTGCCGCAAGTGGACGTGTCGTTCCCTGAAATCGAAAAATTCGACCATTTGCCCGAGCCGCGCATCGACGGGCCAAGTGCCTATGTGTCGGTGATGGAAGGCTGCAGCAAGTACTGCACCTTCTGTGTAGTGCCCTACACCCGTGGCGAAGAAGTCAGCCGGCCGTTTGACGATGTGCTGTCGGAAATCATCCACTTGGCCGAAAACGGCGTGCGTGAAGTCACCCTGCTGGGCCAGAACGTCAACGGTTACCGGGGCCAGACCGACGATGGGCGCCTGGCTGACCTCGCGGAGTTGATCCGCGTAGTCGCCGCCGTCGATGGCATCGAGCGCATCCGCTACACCACGTCGCACCCGCTGGAGTTTTCCGACAGCCTGATCCAGGCCCACGCCGAGGTGCCGGAGCTGGTCAAACACCTGCATTTGCCGGTGCAGTCGGGCTCGGATCGCATCCTGTCGGCAATGAAACGCAACCACACGGCCCTGGAGTACAAATCCAAGCTGCGTAAATTGCGCGCTGCAGTGCCAGGTATCTGCATCAGCTCGGACTTTATCGTCGGCTTCCCCGGCGAGACCGAGAAAGACTTCGAGCAGACCATGAAGCTGATCGAGGACGTCGGTTTCGACTTCTCCTACTCGTTCGTCTACAGCCAGCGCCCGGGCACCCCAGCGGCCGACCTGCCGGACGAAACCCCGGAAGCGTTGAAAAAAGAACGCTTGAATGCGCTGCAACATCGCCTGAATGAGCAGGGTTTCGAGATCAGCCGACAAATGGTCGGTTCGATCCAGCGCATCCTGGTGACCGACTACTCGAAGAAGGACCCTGGCGAATTGCAGGGCCGTACCGAGAACAATCGCATCGTCAACTTCCGCTGCGACAACCCGACCCTGATCGGCCAGTTTGCCGATGTGCACATCGATGCGGCGCAACCGCACTCGCTGCGCGGTTCGTTGATCAACTGA
- a CDS encoding PhoH family protein, protein MNAPTVEPHRFLLEPFEARRFANLCGQFDEHLRLIEQRLSIEIRNRGNQFELIGEPQHTTSAENLLRRLYRETKGSELSPETVHLYLQESAVEDLANNPVAEASVALRTKKGMIRPRGLNQQKYVKEILGNDINFGIGPAGTGKTYLAVACAVDALEREQVRRILLVRPAVEAGEKLGFLPGDLAQKIDPYLRPLYDALYEMLGFEYVAKLIERQVIEIAPLAYMRGRTLNNSFIILDESQNTTVEQMKMFLTRIGFGSTAVITGDVTQVDLPKGTKSGLAQVIEVLKDVPGISFTHFMPKDVVRHPLVQRIVEAYERFDHKDDAPAQDTRRDA, encoded by the coding sequence TTGAACGCACCTACAGTAGAACCCCATCGTTTTCTCCTCGAGCCGTTTGAGGCTCGCCGTTTCGCCAACCTGTGCGGACAGTTCGACGAGCACCTGCGCCTGATCGAACAACGCCTGAGCATCGAGATCCGCAACCGCGGCAATCAGTTCGAGCTTATTGGTGAACCCCAACACACCACGTCTGCGGAAAACCTGCTGCGGCGCCTCTACCGCGAAACCAAGGGCAGTGAGCTGTCGCCGGAAACGGTGCACCTGTACCTGCAGGAATCCGCCGTGGAAGACCTGGCCAACAACCCCGTGGCCGAAGCCAGCGTGGCCCTGCGTACCAAAAAAGGCATGATTCGCCCGCGCGGCTTGAATCAGCAGAAGTACGTCAAGGAAATCCTCGGCAACGACATCAACTTCGGCATCGGCCCGGCCGGTACCGGCAAGACCTACCTGGCCGTGGCCTGTGCGGTGGATGCCCTGGAGCGCGAACAGGTTCGCCGCATCCTGCTGGTGCGCCCGGCGGTCGAAGCGGGTGAAAAACTCGGCTTCCTGCCCGGCGACCTGGCCCAGAAGATCGACCCGTACCTGCGCCCGCTCTACGACGCGCTGTACGAGATGCTCGGCTTTGAATACGTCGCCAAGCTGATCGAGCGCCAGGTGATCGAAATCGCCCCGCTGGCCTACATGCGCGGTCGCACCTTGAACAACAGCTTCATCATCCTCGACGAAAGCCAGAACACCACGGTCGAGCAAATGAAGATGTTCCTCACCCGTATCGGTTTCGGCTCCACGGCCGTGATTACCGGTGACGTCACCCAGGTCGACCTGCCCAAGGGCACCAAGTCGGGGCTGGCGCAGGTGATCGAGGTGCTAAAGGACGTACCGGGTATCAGCTTCACGCACTTCATGCCCAAGGACGTGGTCCGTCATCCGCTGGTGCAGCGCATCGTAGAAGCCTATGAGCGTTTCGACCACAAGGACGACGCACCGGCCCAGGACACGCGCCGCGATGCTTGA
- the ybeY gene encoding rRNA maturation RNase YbeY: MLELDLQRATEAPAPGEAQFRQWCALALRQRTADSELTIRLVDEPEGRELNHTWRQKDYATNVLSFPADVPDELLDIPLLGDLVICVEVVEREAREQGKELEAHWAHLVIHGCLHLLGYDHIDDDEAEEMEALERTLLAELGHRDPYADDEN, encoded by the coding sequence ATGCTTGAGCTTGACCTGCAGCGGGCCACCGAGGCGCCCGCCCCCGGCGAAGCACAGTTTCGTCAATGGTGCGCCCTGGCCCTGCGCCAGCGCACTGCCGACTCGGAACTGACCATTCGTCTGGTGGATGAGCCCGAAGGCCGCGAGCTGAACCACACCTGGCGCCAGAAAGACTACGCGACCAACGTGCTGTCCTTCCCCGCCGACGTACCCGACGAATTACTGGATATCCCGCTGCTGGGCGACCTGGTGATCTGCGTCGAAGTGGTGGAACGCGAAGCGCGCGAACAAGGCAAGGAACTTGAGGCCCACTGGGCCCATCTAGTCATCCACGGCTGCTTGCATCTCTTGGGCTACGACCATATAGACGATGACGAAGCCGAGGAAATGGAAGCACTGGAACGAACGTTGCTTGCTGAATTGGGGCACCGCGACCCCTACGCAGACGACGAAAACTGA
- a CDS encoding HlyC/CorC family transporter: MSEDRSSNGQKSWLGKLTQAFAHEPKNRQELLELLREAHQNKLLDSEALAIVEGAIQVADLQVRDIMVPRSQMISIRATQTPREFLPAVIDSAHSRYPVIGESHDDVMGVLLAKDLLPLILKENGDSFNIKDLLRPATFVPESKRLNVLLREFRANHNHMAIVIDEYGGVAGLVTIEDVLEQIVGDIEDEHDVEEDSYIKPLPSGDFLIKALTPIENFNEFFDSEFSDDEFDTVGGLVMSAFGHLPKRNETTEIGAYRFRILNADSRRIHLIRLTPIAR, translated from the coding sequence ATGAGCGAAGACCGATCGAGCAACGGGCAAAAGTCATGGCTGGGTAAACTGACCCAGGCTTTTGCCCACGAGCCGAAAAACCGCCAGGAGCTGCTGGAGCTGCTGCGCGAGGCCCACCAGAACAAGTTGCTGGACAGCGAAGCGCTGGCCATCGTCGAAGGCGCCATTCAGGTGGCTGACCTGCAAGTACGCGACATCATGGTGCCGCGCTCGCAGATGATCAGCATCAGGGCGACCCAGACCCCGCGGGAATTCCTCCCGGCCGTAATCGACTCCGCGCACTCGCGCTACCCGGTGATCGGCGAAAGCCATGACGACGTCATGGGCGTCCTGTTGGCCAAGGACCTGTTGCCGCTGATCCTCAAGGAGAACGGCGATAGCTTCAACATCAAGGACCTGCTGCGTCCAGCCACCTTCGTGCCTGAATCCAAGCGCCTGAACGTGCTGCTGCGCGAGTTCCGCGCCAACCACAATCACATGGCCATTGTGATCGATGAATACGGCGGCGTGGCTGGCCTGGTGACCATCGAAGACGTCCTGGAGCAGATCGTCGGCGACATCGAAGACGAGCACGACGTCGAAGAAGACAGCTACATCAAGCCACTGCCCAGCGGTGACTTCCTGATCAAGGCCTTGACGCCCATCGAGAACTTCAACGAGTTCTTCGACAGCGAGTTTTCCGACGATGAATTCGACACCGTCGGCGGCCTGGTGATGAGTGCATTCGGGCACCTGCCCAAGCGTAACGAAACCACCGAGATCGGCGCGTATCGGTTCCGCATCCTCAACGCGGACAGCCGTCGTATCCACCTGATCCGTTTGACCCCTATCGCCCGTTGA